One genomic region from Hoeflea algicola encodes:
- a CDS encoding DUF805 domain-containing protein, translated as MAALPQSGMRWLLFSASGRLSRRTYAWALLFWTAVFAVPVSAAVSAGDDSSALATAGLGFMLTFAVAAWSVAVMSIKRLHDAGLPVILVVVLLVPAASLLMLIAIMVWPSVKGPNGHGPGPDQPGY; from the coding sequence ATGGCGGCGCTCCCCCAATCCGGCATGCGCTGGCTGCTGTTCAGCGCGTCTGGCCGGTTGTCGCGCCGGACCTACGCCTGGGCGCTGCTGTTCTGGACAGCGGTATTTGCAGTGCCGGTGTCAGCTGCCGTTTCAGCTGGCGACGACTCATCGGCGCTGGCGACCGCCGGTCTGGGATTTATGCTGACTTTTGCGGTTGCGGCCTGGTCGGTCGCGGTGATGTCGATCAAGCGGCTGCATGATGCCGGGTTGCCAGTTATCCTCGTTGTCGTGCTGCTGGTTCCTGCGGCATCGCTTTTGATGCTGATCGCCATCATGGTCTGGCCTTCGGTGAAAGGCCCGAATGGCCACGGGCCGGGGCCGGACCAACCGGGCTACTGA